The following proteins come from a genomic window of Aspergillus oryzae RIB40 DNA, chromosome 4:
- a CDS encoding uncharacterized protein (predicted protein): MAEEEDPIVQALPPATDYLTYLTLLEYQLTPARLPTLHKLLQDEVLTTNIGWDLVQLLLPMLPQSLECLQDIARLGNPREVILRVSEALMQLQPEDEDDDDDDDDEENETAEPAAAHDTEPVDTELKAATDRDAEKSNIQNNLPRHVLKFNALVAMLSILHSRIQTKSPSRFFATSLQAVLEAYTLMPTNETTLALLEFFRDVSPSKRPAPPPRAASESSVLRVSEASAPDPEAEVQSPNPSNNEPALIKRFLQFGLIELIKSYILSFSGPMDPGMSWTIRLQEKLQTRHLTGQVSETEVFANNKELSERDMILGKITALSRDFGLDDKQLLAVVSQPADKHPQPLDFDEPPRNVEEIPLERHGALLLLAARAAMAELFSSGQVTPIAVFPELAQIFDNFVGAHDKPDEIAFGQPQALLDSLLTLTVFSMQRSIGEPSTEIEFRRFILSLTACTTRQSYNSIRRIPGTILHSHPSHIVRFKTIRLVLEDDRFQLIRDSAIGWLKDEILDANKKPSGSPESDIFINPHYFSILFPLLFNSSELLLNVSSDIVASWIKFSQTLTPSIHAALSLYYILLSSSTLRAQLQLEKTYIYFRNRFLEPLKSLLHAFESDLTQNGGDGKIESAVGENMCQVGMARSVGLVSHAVEQVEDAVGDAFVGADDELQEPSMDDVARVDKIRKETAL, translated from the exons AtggctgaggaagaagaccctATCGTTCAGGCCTTGCCCCCAGCAACCGATTACCTCACTTACCTTACCTTGTTGGAGTACCAATTGACCCCCGCTCGCTTGCCCACTCTCCACAAGCTCTTGCAAGATGAGGTCTTGACAACCAATATTGGCTGGGATCTAGtccagctgctgctgcccaTGCTCCCTCAGTCACTCGAATGTCTCCAGGATATCGCCCGCTTGGGTAATCCTAGGGAGGTCATCCTGCGGGTGTCCGAAGCCCTGATGCAACTGCAacctgaggatgaggacgacgacgacgacgacgacgacgaagagaatGAGACAGCAGAGCCCGCCGCCGCTCATGATACAGAACCCGTCGATACGGAACTGAAAGCCGCGACCGACAGAGATGCGGAGAAGTCGAATATACAGAATAACCTCCCACGGCATGTCCTGAAGTTCAATGCCCTCGTTGCCATGTTATCCATCCTTCATTCTCGCATCCAGACGAAATCTCCGAGTCGCTTTTTTGCAACCTCTCTACAAGCCGTATTGGAAGCGTACACCCTGATGCCGACGAACGAGACAACCCTTGCCCTTCTGGAGTTTTTCAGAGACGTGTCTCCTTCCAAGCGGCCTGCACCACCACCCCGTGCTGCAAGCGAATCCAGCGTGCTAAGAGTCTCCGAAGCTTCTGCGCCAGACCCAGAGGCAGAGGTTCAATCGCCTAACCCGAGCAACAACGAGCCAGCGCTCATCAAGAGATTCCTCCAATTCGGTCTGATCGAGCTGATAAAGTCCTACATACTGAGCTTTTCGGGGCCTATGGATCCAGGAATGTCATGGACAATTCGTTTGCAGGAGAAACTTCAGACAAGGCATCTGACGGGCCAAGTGTCGGAGACGGAGGTATTTGCCAATAACAAAGAACTAAGTGAGAGGGACATGATTTTGGGGAAAATTACG GCTCTTTCTCGAGACTTCGGGTTGGATGACAAGCAGCTTCTTGCAGTCGTCTCGCAGCCGGCGGACAAACACCCTCAGCCGCTAGACTTCGATGAACCACCTAGAAACGTGGAAGAGATTCCGCTTGAGAGGCACGgtgctttgcttcttttggctGCCCGAGCTGCGATGGCCGAACTATTCTCATCGGGACAGGTCACCCCGATTGCCGTCTTCCCTGAGCTGGCTCAGATATTTGACAACTTTGTCGGTGCTCACGATAAGCCGGACGAGATTGCCTTTGGGCAGCCTCAGGCACTACTGGACTCTTTGCTGACATTGACCGTCTTTTCTATGCAACGATCAATCGGAGAGCCTTCCACTGAGATAGAGTTCCGACGCTTCATCTTATCCCTAACTGCTTGCACAACGCGACAAAGTTACAACTCCATCAGACGCATCCCTGGAACCATTCTCCACAGTCACCCGTCTCACATTGTCCGCTTCAAGACTATTCGCCTGGTCCTTGAAGATGATCGTTTCCAACTGATCAGGGACAGTGCTATAGGGTGGCTGAAAGATGAAATTCTTGATGCTAACAAAAAGCCCTCTGGCTCACCGGAATCCGACATATTCATCAACCCACATtacttctccatcctcttccccttaCTCTTCAACTCGTCGGAGTTACTCCTAAACGTCTCCTCCGACATCGTAGCATCATGGATCAAATTCTCTCAGACTCTCACACCATCCATCCATGCCGCCCTAAGTCTCTACTACATTCTTCTGTCATCCTCCACCCTCCGTGCTCAACTCCAACTCGAAAAAACCTACATCTACTTCCGCAACCGCTTCCTGGAGCCACTGAAGTCTCTCCTCCACGCCTTCGAGAGTGATCTCACCCAGAACGGCGGCGACGGCAAGATCGAATCTGCCGTCGGCGAGAACATGTGTCAGGTAGGCATGGCCCGGTCCGTGGGCCTCGTCTCTCATGCTGTAGAACAGGTGGAGGATGCCGTGGGCGACGCCTTCGTTGGTGCCGATGACGAGCTGCAAGAACCCAGCATGGATGATGTTGCGAGGGTTGACAAGATCCGGAAGGAGACAGCTTTGTAA
- a CDS encoding rhomboid family membrane protein (Rhomboid family proteins): MAANSYYNTGYSNNPPTYEQANSHTDSFHRQSPAPTYTGPSGHPYADSEPPHIRDSQHSLGSDQGAYVAGGRLNEGDHYAENIPLKENTQYSNGPPPANWMQQPTHYPPDPAMLESAPNRSRGKKKGFFKKKIPFVTYILTVVQIAVFIAELVKSGQLTGSPIQTKPQFNPMIGPSAYIQINMGARYAPCMKNVDKVQNSPVDFLMPCPNSTTNALECTLSELCGFGGVPNPHLGGSLDDQPEPNQWYRFIVPIFLHGGFIHIGFNLLCQMTMGVDMERMVGWWRYGLVYFASGIWGFVLGGNYAAPFQPSSGCSGALFGILALFILDLFYTWKERPSPFVELIIMVLGVGISFVLGLLPGLDNFSHIGGFIMGLALGLCIMRSPNALRERIGLARNPYVAMSGGAGPTSDDENKTTTGPSFVNLFKGRTGPNSSSETAGPLGFFKGRKPLWWAWWLVRAGALVAVIVGFILLIVNFYKYPKSNCSWCYRLSCLPVHDWCEQGMEPFTITNTTTTTGN; the protein is encoded by the exons ATGGCAGCGAACAGCTACTACAACACTGGGTACAGCAACAACCCACCCACGTACGAACAAGCCAACTCTCATACAGACTCGTTCCATCGACAATCACCAGCGCCGACCTACACGGGCCCTAGTGGACACCCCTACGCGGATTCCGAACCCCCTCACATACGAGACAGCCAACATTCCTTAGGGTCCGATCAGGGCGCGTATGTGGCAGGCGGAAGGTTAAACGAAGGAGACCATTATGCAGAGAATATCCCTCTGAAGGAGAACACTCAATACTCAAACGGCCCACCACCTGCCAACTGGATGCAGCAACCGACGCATTACCCCCCAGACCCTGCCATGTTGGAATCAGCGCCCAACCGAAGtagagggaagaagaagggcttcttcaagaagaagatcccaTTCGTGACCTATATCCTCACTGTGGTACAAATTGCGGTATTCATCGCAGAGTTGGTCAAGAGCG GACAACTCACCGGATCCCCGATTCAGACGAAACCTCAGTTCAATCCGATGATAGGACCCTCGGCGTACATCCAGATCAACATGGGAGCGCGGTACGCACCATGTATGAAGAATGTCGACAAGGTACAGAACTCTCCGGTGGACTTCCTCATGCCTTGCCCGAATTCAACCACAAATGCTTTGGAGTGCACCTTATCTGAATTGTGCGGCTTCGGCGGTGTTCCAAACCCGCACCTCGGTGGTTCCCTCGATGATCAGCCGGAGCCCAATCAGTGGTATCGGTTTATCGTGCCTATATTCCTTCACGGTGGTTTCATTCACATTGGTTTCAACTTGCTTTGTCAAATGACGATGGGAGTTGATATGGAGCGGATGGTCGGGTGGTGGCGGTATGGCTTGGTTTACTTCGCTAGTGGTATCTGGGGGTTCGTCCTTGGAGGTAACTATGCGGCTCCATTCCAACCGTCTTCGGGCTGCTCAGGTGCCCTGTTTGGTATCCTTGCACTTTTCATCTTGGATCTTTTCTACACCTGGAAAGAGAGACCGTCTCCATTTGTGGAGTTGATTATCATGGTCCTTGGTGTTGGAATTTCTTTCGTCCTAGGTCTGCTACCGGGCCTGGATAATTTCTCCCATATTGGTGGGTTCATCATGGGCCTGGCCCTCGGTCTCTGCATTATGAGATCGCCGAACGCACTTCGGGAGCGTATTGGGCTCGCCCGTAACCCCTATGTGGCGATGagtggtggtgctggtccCACTTCCGATGACGAGAACAAAACCACGACCGGCCCAAGTTTCgtcaacctcttcaaggGACGGACGGGCCCCAACTCGTCTTCAGAAACGGCTGGTCCCTTGGGCTTCTTTAAGGGCCGGAAACCACTGTGGTGGGCATGGTGGTTGGTCCGGGCTGGAGCTTTGGTTGCGGTTATTGTTGGATTCATCCTCCTGATTGTGAACTTTTACAAGTACCCTAAGTCTAATTGCTCGTGGTGTTATAGATTGAGCTGTTTG CCCGTGCACGATTGGTGTGAACAAGGCATGGAGCCCTTCACAATCaccaataccaccaccactaccggCAACTGA
- the pld2 gene encoding putative phospholipase D (PLD) (phospholipase D1) — translation MGLVAVKVKGKPQGKPPKEDKLSGLFGKIQGAVAEIGTDLGQRIGTALDPQAYAEYGQVKPQTQHRFGSFAPDRQGNDVKWYVDGCTYFYAVSKALESARESIWILDWWLSPELYLRRPPTKNEQYRLDRMLQSAAQRGVKVNIIVYKEVTQALTLSSHHTKHCLEDLHPNIAVFRHPDHLPDRQNLADDISTSLHNLALDAKSLVQMSGDAIKNIYGMHDDVVLYWAHHEKLCVIDGRIAFMGGLDMCFGRWDTNQHALADVHPEDVNESVFPGQDYNNARVLDFQDVAHWEKNQLDRKTSSRMGWSDISVSLHGHVVEDLRRHFIERWNFIYDTKYDSRKDARYSRLALYGRPSSSNRPQQPGAQQQQNEFTQYSNVLRGQLAGQVHQYQDRLSSFGHPSQPRGNMCCQIVRSCSKWSNGTPTEHSIADAYAAIIRNSQHFVYIENQFFITATGDAQKPVKNQIGAAIVERILRAARAGEKWKMIVVIPSVPCFAGDLADDSSLGTRAIMEFQYNCINRGGSSILELVSDAGYNPMEYIRFYNLRNYDRINVSGPLVQAEQRSGVDYEDARKQHDVNVVGQGGYGPGAPAPRSAFDTTAPFQQYQQGARQVPGAKTASGRWNSVSSCYMLNGEDIRNVPWDGPPEAEIDAFVTEELYVHSKVMIADDRVVVCGSANLNDRSQLGDHDSEIAIIIEDYTPLESTMNGKPWTASRFASSLRRYLFRKHLGLLPPQDYERPDANFEPVGVPNEFNFDAPESRLVADPLADTLHNLWNSRAHTNTEVFRKVFHSVPDDCVRNWSTYKEFYGYFFDKADKQAYGEEKDSPPSRYRYGHVVRDDFPGGPEGVRQVKELLSKVKGTLVEMPLMFLIEEDVAKSGLALNDITEPIYT, via the exons atgggactcgtggcGGTCAAGGTGAAA GGTAAACCTCAGGGCAAGCCTCCCAAAGAGGATAAGCTCTCCGGGCTATTTGGTAAAATCCAGGGCGCTGTTGCAGAAATCGGAACCGATCTCGGTCAGCGTATAGGAACCGCACTCGATCCACAGGCGTATGCCGAATATGGACAGGTAAAGCCACAGACGCAGCACAGATTCGGCAGTTTCGCCCCGGATCGACAGGGCAACGACGTCAAGTGGTATGTGGACGGGTGTACCTACTTCTACGCCGTTTCAAAGGCGCTAGAGAGCGCGCGAGAATCAATCTGGATCTTAGATT GGTGGCTTTCTCCCGAGCTTTACTTGAGACGACCTCCCACAAAGAATGAGCAATACCGACTGGATCGGATGCTGCAGTCAGCAGCGCAACGTGGGGTAAAGGTCAATATCATCGTGTACAAGGAAGTCACTCAGGCATTAACTC TCTCTTCTCATCATACCAAGCActgccttgaagatctccaCCCAAATATTGCCGTGTTCCGCCATCCTGATCATCTGCCGGACCGTCAGAATTTGGCTGACGATATCTCTACGTCTCTTCACAACTTGGCATTGGATGCGAAAAGTCTCGTCCAAATGTCAGGAGATGCCATCAAAAACATCTACGGCATGCACGATGATGTTGTCCTCTACTGGGCACACCATGAAAAGCTTTGCGTCATCGATGGCAGGATTGCATTCATGGGAGGTCTAGATATGTGTTTTGGCCGCTGGGATACAAACCAGCACGCACTCGCCGATGTCCACCCGGAGGACGTAAACGAGAGCGTGTTCCCAGGCCAAGACTACAACAATGCCAGGGTGCTCGATTTCCAGGATGTGGCCCATTGGGAGAAGAATCAGCTTGACCGAAAGACATCCTCCCGCATGGGTTGGTCGGATATCTCCGTGAGCTTGCACGGCCATGTCGTGGAGGATTTACGACGACACTTCATCGAACGTTGGAACTTTATCTACGATACGAAGTATGATTCACGCAAAGATGCGAGATACTCCAGGCTCGCATTGTACGGTCGTCCCAGCTCGTCAAACCGCCCACAGCAGCCAGGtgctcagcaacagcaga ACGAGTTCACTCAGTACTCGAATGTTCTTCGTGGTCAATTGGCTGGCCAAGTCCATCAGTACCAGGATCGCCTGAGCTCATTCGGACATCCCTCCCAGCCTCGTGGAAATATGTGCTGTCAAATTGTTCGTAGCTGCTCTAAGTGGAGCAACGGCACACCTACCGAACATTCAATTGCCGATGCGTATGCTGCGATCATCCGAAACAGTCAACACTTTGTGTATATCGAGAATCAATTTTTCATTACAGCTACTGGTGACGCTCAGAAGCCGGTCAAGAACCAGATCGGTGCTGCGATTGTCGAGCGTATTTTGCGGGCAGCGCGTGCCGGTgagaagtggaagatgattgtGGTGATTCCATCGGTTCCCTGCTTTGCTGGTGATCTGGCAGATGACTCTTCACTCGGCACCCGGGCGATTATGGAGTTCCAGTACAACTGCATCAACCGCGGGGGAAGCAGTATCTTGGAGCTGGTTTCTGATGCGGGATACAACCCCATGGAGTATATCCGGTTCTACAATCTCCGTAACTACGACCGTATCAATGTCAGCGGTCCGCTCGTGCAAGCCGAGCAGAGAAGTGGTGTCGACTATGAAGATGCTCGCAAGCAGCACGACGTCAATGTGGTTGGACAGGGTGGCTATGGTCCAGGAGCTCCCGCTCCCCGTAGCGCATTCGATACCACGGCTCCTTTCCAGCAATATCAGCAGGGTGCTCGCCAGGTTCCTGGTGCCAAGACAGCCTCTGGACGATGGAACAGTGTCAGCTCGTGCTACATGCTTAATGGAGAGGATATCCGTAACGTCCCTTGGGATGGCCCTCCTGAGGCCGAGATTGACGCATTTGTCACTGAGGAACTCTACGTTCACTCGAAG GTCATGATTGCCGACGACCGCGTGGTTGTGTGCGGTTCTGCCAACTTGAACGACCGATCTCAGCTTGGTGATCACGATTCTGAGAttgctattattattgaGGACTATACTCCTCTGGAGTCCACCATGAACGGCAAGCCCTGGACAGCTAGCCGTTTTGCATCTTCCCTACGTCGCTACCTGTTCCGCAAGCACCTTGGTCTTCTACCGCCACAGGACTACGAGCGCCCCGATGCTAATTTCGAGCCGGTCGGTGTGCCTAACGAGTTCAACTTTGACGCTCCTGAGAGCCGGCTTGTGGCCGACCCATTGGCGGATACTCTTCATAACCTGTGGAACAGCCGGGCGCACACGAACACTGAGGTATTCCGCAAGGTGTTCCACTCAGTCCCAGATGACTGCGTACGCAACTGGTCCACGTATAAGGAATTCTATGGCTACTTCTTCGACAAGGCGGACAAGCAAGCGTAcggcgaagaaaaggattCGCCACCCTCCCGTTATCGGTATGGACACGTTGTGCGCGATGACTTCCCGGGCGGTCCTGAGGGCGTTCGACAGGTCAAGGAGCTGCTCAGTAAGGTCAAGGGCACGCTGGTGGAGATGCCATTGATGTtcttgattgaagaggaCGTTGCGAAGTCGGGATTGGCATTGAACGATATCACGGAGCCGATTTACACATGA